One part of the Bacteroidales bacterium genome encodes these proteins:
- a CDS encoding FecR domain-containing protein — protein MKLDINNPLHAEMLAKYLGGEMPSPERQEFESYIEADESNSKLVRMLEKSWKNLDHGEVHMHPDSHKAWKNVYSRFQEENMVPVTKKVLRRSNSLIFVGLAAGLLLLISLGIYFMKENSVKINKEEMQQVQTGDESSTLVKTLGDGSIIYISKNSNFMFPAEFSDESRLVKLEGEAFFDIQADPDKPFIIDAGESMIEVIGTAFTVKTTPGSGMEVVVDRGKVKVSLKKQPDKSELAIAGEKVMTSGSELVKSTAISPGVQGWYKQRMHFKDESLTNILNVLNRNFNAKLVTATPNVGNKRLTVTFDNHESVEMMTELICLSLNLDSRLNGESIMFSERK, from the coding sequence ATGAAACTTGACATAAATAACCCGTTACACGCTGAAATGCTGGCCAAATACCTGGGAGGAGAAATGCCATCTCCTGAGAGACAGGAATTTGAGAGCTATATTGAAGCCGATGAATCCAATAGCAAATTAGTCAGAATGCTGGAGAAGTCATGGAAGAACCTGGATCATGGTGAAGTTCATATGCATCCCGATTCGCATAAAGCCTGGAAAAATGTTTATTCAAGATTCCAGGAAGAAAACATGGTTCCGGTAACTAAGAAAGTTCTTAGAAGAAGCAATTCGCTGATTTTTGTCGGTTTGGCTGCCGGACTGCTGTTATTGATCAGTCTTGGAATTTACTTCATGAAGGAGAATTCAGTAAAAATAAATAAGGAGGAGATGCAGCAGGTGCAGACAGGAGACGAGTCCAGTACACTTGTTAAGACTTTAGGGGATGGTTCAATAATTTATATTTCAAAGAATTCGAATTTTATGTTTCCAGCCGAATTTTCAGATGAAAGCAGACTGGTTAAACTAGAAGGTGAAGCTTTTTTTGATATTCAGGCTGATCCTGATAAACCTTTTATTATTGATGCAGGGGAATCCATGATTGAAGTAATCGGTACAGCATTTACTGTAAAAACAACTCCGGGTTCCGGGATGGAAGTAGTGGTTGACAGAGGCAAGGTAAAAGTGAGTCTTAAGAAGCAACCGGATAAGTCAGAATTAGCTATTGCAGGAGAGAAGGTTATGACTTCAGGGTCAGAATTAGTGAAATCTACTGCAATTTCTCCGGGAGTTCAGGGTTGGTACAAACAAAGGATGCATTTTAAAGATGAGTCCTTAACCAATATCCTTAATGTGCTTAACAGAAATTTCAATGCTAAACTCGTCACTGCTACTCCCAATGTTGGGAATAAAAGACTAACTGTTACCTTTGACAATCATGAGTCTGTTGAGATGATGACAGAACTCATCTGCCTTTCCCTGAACCTTGACAGCCGGCTTAATGGTGAATCAATCATGTTTTCAGAAAGGAAATAG